A section of the Saccharomyces paradoxus strain CBS432 chromosome XII sequence genome encodes:
- the MHT1 gene encoding S-adenosylmethionine-homocysteine S-methyltransferase MHT1 (S-methylmethionine-homocysteine methyltransferase~similar to YLL062C), translating into MKRISIKKLILEHPQKVLILDGGQGTELENRGININSPVWSAAPFTSDSFWQQSSHERKVVEEMYKDFMDAGANVLMTITYQANFKSISENTSIKTLDAYKHFLDKIVSFTREFIGEDRYLIGSIGPWAAHVSCEYTGDYGPHPENIDYYSFFKPQLNNFNENKDIDLIGFETVPNFHELKAILSWGEDLISKPFYIGLSVDDSGLLRDGTPLKEISAHIKGLGSEINKNLLLMGVNCVSFNQSALILETLHVNLPGMPLLIYPNSGEIYDPKEKTWHRPTDKLDSWDIIVKKYVDNGARIIGGCCRTSPKDIAEIASAVDKY; encoded by the coding sequence aTGAAGCgtatttcaataaaaaaactaataCTTGAGCACCCTCAAAAAGTTCTTATCCTTGATGGTGGACAGGGTACAGAATTGGAAAACAGAGGCATTAACATAAATAGCCCAGTATGGTCTGCGGCTCCTTTTACAAGCGACTCCTTTTGGCAACAATCCTCCCACGAGCGAAAGGTAGTGGAGGAAATGTATAAAGACTTTATGGATGCTGGAGCAAACGTACTAATGACAATTACGTATCAAGCAAATTTTAAAAGCATATCTGAGAATACTTCAATCAAAACTCTGGATGCTTACAAGCATTTTCTCGATAAGATCGTGTCATTTACTCGTGAGTTTATTGGAGAGGACAGATACTTAATCGGAAGTATCGGCCCATGGGCAGCACATGTATCCTGTGAATATACTGGCGACTATGGTCCTCATcctgaaaatattgattATTATAGCTTTTTCAAACCTCAGTTGAATAActtcaatgaaaataaagatattgaTCTTATTGGTTTTGAAACAGTCCCAAATTTTCATGAGCTAAAGGCCATCCTATCTTGGGGCGAGGATCTTATTTCGAAGCCGTTTTATATTGGGTTGTCAGTGGATGATAGTGGTTTACTACGAGATGGTACCcctttgaaagaaatttctgCCCATATAAAAGGTCTCGGAAGCgaaatcaacaaaaatCTCTTATTAATGGGAGTTAACTGCGTCAGTTTCAACCAATCGGCATTGATTCTTGAAACGTTGCATGTTAATTTACCTGGTATGCCTCTGCTTATTTACCCAAATAGTGGAGAAATATACGATcccaaagaaaagacatGGCACCGGCCAACTGATAAACTGGATAGTTGGGACATTATAGTAAAGAA